The DNA segment tcaacaactgagccacatccctacctctattttgtactttttaatttagagacaggtactcactgagttgcttagtgcctcacagttgctgaggctggttttgaactttggattctcctgcttcaatctccagagccactgggattatagccataTTCCACTGCACCAGTAAagaactggtttttttttttttttaattctctttattaaaaaatcCAATCTCCCAAGCACACTGTTTGATATCTTCCTCCTCTCTAAGGGCCAGAAATGGGTTTTATTTTAGGTGATCTTGCCATTTCCCTGAGGAGGAAATGCTGCTTTCTCCCTTGGTTTCTGGAAACCAGCAAGCTCTATGATAGTTATAATTTATTTCGAAGCACCATTTATTAATGATATTTCAAGCTAGATGTGGTAATAGCCACACAAGGCAGACTAAGGTGGCAGTGTTTCCATGCCTCTGACATTGGTAGCAGCTTGTGCTCTCAAGTGGTCCTGTCCTTCACCTTGTCGTCTTTCTCTCCTAGACTGTGATCTAACTCTGTTCACAAGTGTTCAGTAGCACACAAACAGCACATAGTTGGTTTTCTTGAAAGAGGCGTTGTTGACTGGAAAGGCTAGCATGTGTTTAAACTCTGCCCTTTTTGCAAATTCCAGACTTTCTCAATAGAATTTCAGAGGAAATTTTGTTTGAACCTAACTACTAAATCTAATCATATTACAGACACTGCACCATCCAAATTCCTCAATTCTAAGACACTGTATCTTTGATTTTGTTATTAACTTTTGTTAAAACATTCTGAAACTTGAAGTACCTCTGATGAAGCCATTTGTACAATGAGACATTCCTTCTATGGTTCTCGCTTCTCCTTCAAGTAGGCCTTAGAACTTCTTTGAAGAAAGTGCCTGAGgcttagaaatgtaaattttataactaACTCTGGCTCTCCTCCCCCTTTAGGAAtctgattcttcttcttcctcttcctcttcttccatcACATGGCCCTTTGTGCTCAATTCCAGCGCAGTTTGGTTAATTGATGCTTCATTGTCTACATGCACCAACATATCATGTGACTGTTCTGGGACAGGCTGAGAAGACGACAGCATCTCATCCCCTTTTCTAGAATTGATTATTGATTGGAGAGCCAGTTCTTCAACCTTTAGGCGGTTCAGCTGGTCATGCCGGGCCACCTTCAGTCATAACAGCTCCTGAAGCCGGATCAGCATCTCACCTTGTCAAGTCGCCAAGCTCCACCAAGAACTGTTTTAaattgggatttatttttataaatatagtcAAGTGAAAACTGATTAAGTTGAAGAAGGAAAACTAAAACTCATTTTACTAATACTTAAAATACTTCATCAGGTTTGCAGtttcagaagtaaaattaattttatgtagaAATACTCACAAATTACTAAGAAATATTGTTTATGTTATAAAAattccccccaattttttttttccatttcaaggCTCGAATGCTATTATCCAAAATCTAATGTCCTAAACTGAACTTTCTAGATaaatatggtttttgttttggaagTACAATTAACTTATGCTTAAAGTTACTGAATCTGTGAGATTTTTCTGAAGTGATCTAAGACACTATGGTACCTAGACTTATTAGCAAAATGCAGGCTCAATACCCTTGACAGCTGGTCTAACATGAGTCTGATAATCTAGCTCAGTGTATCTGGAGGAAAGTGCTGAAGCAGCACTCAACAACTTTGATTCTTTTtgacagaaaagaaagcagaggtgATTCTTCAACTAGAAAACAAACCTTCATTGTATTGGGTGTTTAAGTCTGACTAAAGTTCAATATTAAAACAATAGAAGACCAGAGAATGGAAAGAAGGTTTAAGATgtataaataacatatttaactTGCTTTTCATTATTGTATTACATGGAAAATCAGATATTCTGTGGCATTAAGTATCCTTCCAATTACCTTATTGGTAAGAAGTTGCTTAACTAGTGCACAAGACTACACATTTCagtttacctttattttttcaaaacctCTAAATTTGTATTATTCACCATAAGTTTATAAGTGATCAGTCTGTCTTTGCCCTGATACTCCAAAAACCTCCAGAAAACACAAGTTTGGAGTGGATAGCTTCCTCAACTCATTAGAATCTTGAATTATATCAGCTCCTAAAATCATGGGACTATATTCTCTCACTATTTCTACTTATAAAGGcataattctttttcatcttcttctcTAGGATAtcaattgaattattttcaaatttgtatgtttatatgtgtcttttctttaaatcatttaaaaccaTGCACTTCAGGATACCTTTTTTTCTGCTACAAAACAAATCATTAGTCAAGTAAATATAGTACCTTGATTAGATTCTTATAATATGTGGATTATTGGAAAAGCAtagagagaataataaaaatttccatcTCAAATAATCCATTCACAGAGAAGAAACGTAATTGATCCAActcaaatgcaaaaaaattaccTCCTATATTGTGATATTAAAATTCCTAGCCCCATGCTTTTATGTTAGTAACGAATGTGGGTTGAAAGTTGAGAAGAACACACATGGGAACTAATTATTAGACAACAGTAGTGAGCAACTCTTTTGATGTGCTTCTATAGCATCAAATTTTAAATTGTCTAAATATAAATTCAGTGCCATTACCCACCCTACAttacatttgtttcatttttataaaaggcaTAACCATACATGTCTTAGTCAATATTAATACATACAGTTCTGGTATGTCTTGTCACATAGAGTAATAATACCAAAATTTTAGCATAATTGGatcaatattatcaaaaataGTAAGGTTATATCAGATTGAAAATATAAGATTgtggaaataaataaaggtcaGCAAAATAAGAGCAAGCAAAGACTATGTATTTGAAGCTTGCTATGAGTGAGGAAGCCACCATCCATGTTTGGCACATGCAAAGGCAGACAGAGGTATGCACAATATAGCTTCATAGTGGATAAAGAGACTTCATGTCAGTCCTCTTGGAAGCTGCTGACATAGAGTTGTATGTGGGATAATATAAGAATCTAGTTATTTTTACAAACATTACTAGCAAAATAGAGGCAGCCTAATCTAATGATTGAGACATGGTCCTGGGTACTTAAAACCACTTCCTGTGTGATCATGAAATATCATGTAAAGTCCATTTCTATGGGTGTTTCATTGACTAAATGCATGACAGTAGTTGCTGTATAGTATTGTTGTAAATGGTCCATAAACAAATGACTATGCATTCAGAATATTGTATAAAACATTAGAATTGTTATCATTATTGAGAAAGAGAAAGTTCATGGCTTAAAAGAATGGACCCTAGAAAAGGAGTTAGGAGATTTTAAGtgtaacaataattttatttcctgggGGTAAAAATCACAACTCTTTCAAGGTTGTTTTATTAGACATAGAATATTTTAAGGTTCTGAATTTTGTTCATGTATCTAacttttttaatcaaatttctagaccaaacaaaaattgaatctTTATCATAGATTGGTCTATCTTTAGatatatacatgtaaattttTGAGATATAAATGTACCTGAAGGTACTCATATACAAAAGCTTTGGCCAGAAGCTTCGGGTGAtattgggaggaggtggaaccACTGGGAGGTGAGGCATATtggaagaaagttaggtcattggaggaaTGCCACTGAAGGGAACATTGGTATTCAGgactttcctctctctttttgcttcctggcttccaaaAAGTGAGTCACTCTGTTCCACCACATgatccctgccatgatgttctgcctcacccaaaAGAAGGCCCAAAGAATAAGGCCAAGTGGCCATGGACTGACACCTTTGAAAACATGAGTCAAAATTATTCTTCCCTCCTTAAAAGTTAATTTTCACAGGAATTTTGTCACAacatgaaaatctgactaacacaaattttgaataatttctagACACAGCAGAACAAGTCTTAGATATATTTACCAGTGATACACTTGGGTTGTGTCATTTGGTTTCATTTGCCCCAGCAACCATGACTCAGATAAGCCAGCTGCTCTTATTTTTGTTTGAGATCCccaacataaaaatatacatttggcAGCTGAACGGTTCTTCCAATTTTGGGTTGTTTTTGGATTTAATGATTTCTTAAAGCAGTTATAagcccaaaagagaaaaaagttgtaAAGTTATAGAAATTAACTTACAAATTGTGCAATGACTGTGTACAAGGAGTTTGCTaagaaaatttaagatttacaATATAGACTATAAAGCCTTGAAATGACAGAGAAGTTGTAAAATCATATCACtatattttctgataaaataGAACACTGCTATTTCACaagattaatgaaaataaataaagacagggAAGATCAAGTAATCTGATGACCTGCCTTCACCTGAGAGGTAAATGGAGCATCTCCTTCAATTGCCTCCAATAGAAGTTATAGCATCATGTCCTACTATACACCTACAAGTCAGACCAAAGGCAATATGACTTTTAGAGAACACTAGAAACATCTTTGaatacagaaaattgttttaagtTTGAAATATGAGTAATCATTTTGATAAATTTAATGGTTTTtgtaaggaaaataaaggaattagaTGCTTTATCAAAGACTGCAGTAGAATGTACCAAATAATGTAAATCTTTTGGTTTTGTGCTATTCAGGAATGAGAGTAAATTATAGCACCTCTTTGTACTCAAATATATTATATCAATGACAGCAATCAGAAATATTTAAGGTTAATTTAAGATATGGTTTGCTAGGTTCATTTATGAAAGCATTCTATCTCCCAATATTTTATACCTATCATAGTGCATAGTACttattgcatttttgttttttgctaatGTAGATGCCTCTATGCTATTTGCAAACttttacatcaattttttttcttttccgaCATTGTCATATTCATATACTTactaaaaatgtttccaaaattaagtctcaattatttttttgaaaatatattatttacctAGTAATAGTTGCATTCTGGCAAAACAGGAGTAGTGAAAaacttcttgattttattttatttttaattattcatgaCATTGCTTTTCTATGGGGGTCCCAACTTATGTATTGCCCCAAAGAACAACAGAACCTAAAAGTAATTATGAACTTTGCAACAatgattatacttcatttattcaataaaaaacCTGTCTTAAGTACAATGGGATACTGGATAATATTAGATACTATTGTCTCCAAACACAGGATCTTATATCTCACTTCTAAGAAacaatacttttttatttctattaattttttttagggaAAGAAGAATATAGCAGTCCACTTTTTATTTagggacattttatttattttaataaaatttttatcatatgtTTTCCAGGTATTTCCTGCCACAACGCTGTTATTTTCCCAATGAATTTGCAAGTTAAGTTATTAGTTAATACTTTTAAAagcacatgaagaaataaaggtttaagtgcatataaatacatttgaaaataatttagaaaattaaaccttatgatatatatttaatagaatttttaagtttttatgtaaACTTCCTCAAAAACTTCTCTTTTATTCATGTAGAGACTTGTTTTTCCTTATGTCTTAGGTTGAACTATGTGTTGTTGGTTACCTTGATCTgctttcttgtttaaaaatatgaaacatagGTGATTAGGTTTCCCAGGGCAAATTAATGCCATTATATATAGTCTCCAGGTTTTAATCAACTTACGCATCTGAattcttgtatttcatttaaatcaatacagatatttgtgtttttctcttgtgTCTTATAGACCCTTCACCTGCTTTTATCCTCCTTCCCCGGTTATCATCTTACAGAGCAAGGATGAGGCCTCCTCATTTTCTTGTGTAGGACTCTATAATCAATGACTCAACAGTTTTGACCAAACATTCTGGTTTTGATTAAATACATTAATTCATACATATTTGGTATAACACTA comes from the Sciurus carolinensis chromosome 9, mSciCar1.2, whole genome shotgun sequence genome and includes:
- the LOC124993743 gene encoding snRNA-activating protein complex subunit 5-like, whose translation is MVDGGGWDFKAVPLGYGAVLNGPGPGHREATVLGGAWRLDKVARHDQLNRLKVEELALQSIINSRKGDEMLSSSQPVPEQSHDMLVHVDNEASINQTALELSTKGHVMEEEEEEEEESDS